AAAACACACCCTGCATTATTCATGGCGGTCCTTTTGCGAACATTGCCCATGGCTGTAACAGTATTTTGGCAACCAAAACCGCATTAAAGCTTGCGGACTACTGCATTACCGAAGCAGGCTTCGGGGCAGACTTAGGTGCCGAAAAATTCTTGAACATCAAATGCCGTTACGGCAACTTAAAGCCGGATGCGGTTGTGCTTGTGGCAACTATCCGCGCACTTAAATACAATGGCGGTGTGAAGAAAGAGGATTTAAAAGAACCCAATGTTGAGGCTTTGAAAAAAGGCGTATGTAACCTGGAAAAGCATATTGAAAACATCCAGAAATACGGCTTGCCGCTGATTGTCGCCATCAATGCGTTTGATACCGACAGCGCGGAAGAAAATCAGGTGATTTATGATACCTGTGCAAAGCATGGCGTTAAATGCGTTTTAGCATCCGTTTTTGCAAACGGCGGCGAGGGTGGCAAGGAGTTGGCAACCGCACTTTGCGATTTGTTGGACAACGAGCCTTCCAATTTCAGATTCCTGTATGACGAAAAGGAATCTATCCCTACAAAGATTGAGACCATTGCAAAAGAAATTTACGGCGCAAGCGGTGTACAGTTTACCGCAGAAGCAAAGAAAATGCTGAAAACCTTAGAGGATATGGGAATGGACAAGCTTCCCGTTTGTATGGCAAAAACACAGTATTCTCTTTCGGATGACCAGACAAAACTGGGCAGACCCGAAAACTTTGATATTACGGTGCGTGAGCTTCGTCTTTCTGCAGGGGCAGGCTTTATCGTAGCCCTTACCGGCAGTATCATGGTTATGCCCGGGCTTCCGAAAGTGCCTGCCGCAAACAAAATCGATATTGACGCGGACGGCAATATTACAGGATTATTCTAAGATGATGGAATTTTACAGCAAAAGCGATATGGAAACCCGCTCCATAGCAGAGGGGTTTGCGAAAAACTTAAAAGCAGGAGATGTGGTTTGCCTCACCGGAGATTTAGGTGCAGGCAAAACCACTTTTACCAAAGGGATTGCAACGGCTTTGCAGGTGCCTTATGAGCCCACAAGTCCCACCTTCAACATTGTAAACGTGTATGAGGGAAATACAGACTTGTATCATTTTGACCTGTATCGCTTGCAGGAAACAGAGGATTTGTACAGCATTGATTTTGACAGCTATCTGTTCGGGGATGGCATTTTGGTGATTGAGTGGCCGGAGATTGCATACCCCTTGCTGGATAAATATTACAGTGTACACTTGACCTATGACGGGGAAAACCGCAAAATTGAAATCACGGAGGTGTGAGCATGAAGGTTCTTGCAATGGATACCGCGACCAAAGCGGCAACAGTAGCTGTGACCGAGGACGGAAAGCTTTTGGGAGAAGTTACTTTAAATTTGAATAAACCCCATTCCCAAAAGGTGATGCCTTTGATTGAAGGCTTACTTTCGGAATTAGAACTTAAGGCTTCTGATATCGACCTTTTTGCCTGCGCCAACGGACCCGGGTCCTTTACGGGGCTCAGAATCGGTGTTGCGGCGGTGCAGGGACTTGCGACCTCGGTGAATAAGCAGTGCGCAGGCGTTTCTACGTTAGAGGCAATGGCATATAATTACACTAAAATTACCGATATGTGCGTGTGTCCCGTGCTGGATGCAAAGCGCGAACAGCTGTATTACGCGCTGTATAAGGGCGATAAGGTGATTATTGCACCCTCGTTGGAAACGGTGGACAATGTGCTCGGACAGCTGGCGTGCCTTGGGAAGCCCGTGCTTTTTGTTGGGGATGCGGTTTCGGTATATGCGGAGAAAATCCAAAAGGCTTTGCCTGATGCAAAGCTTGCACCTGAGGTGTTTAACGTAAATTATGCATATCATGTGGCAACCCTTGCACAAAGCAAGGTGGATGCGGGTGTAGAAGCAAAAGCAAATCCGGAATATCTGATGAAATCATATGTAGATAAGGAGTAAAGAATTATGGCAATTGCAATCGGTAGTGATCATGGCGGTTTTGAATTAAAAAACGAAATTAAAAAACATCTGGAGGATTTAGGTCTTGCGGTGCAGGATTTCGGCACATACACAAAAGACTCGGTGGATTATCCGGATATTGCAGAAGCAGTTTGCGTGCCCGTTGCGGCAGGCGCATTTGAATTTGGTGTGTTGGTTTGCGGAACCGGTATCGGTATTTCCATTGCGGCAAACAAAGTAAACGGCATCCGTGCAGCGCATTGTACAGATGCATACAGCGCGGCAAAGGCAAAGGAACACAACAATGCCAATGTAATCTGCCTGGGTGGCAGAATCACAGGTGTGGATTTAGCACTTACCATTGTGGATGCATATCTGAATGCTGAATTTGAAGGTGGCAGACACCAGAACCGTGTAGACAAAATTATGGCTCTGGAAAAATAAAAATATAGGAGAAAAAAGATGGGAAGAACAGATAAAATCAATTACTATCTGGACATCGCGGAAACCGTTCTGGAGCGTGGCACATGCCTGCGACGGAATTTTGGCGCAATTATTGTAAAAAACGATGAAATTATTTCGACCGGCTACACAGGCGCACCCCGTGGCAGAAAAAACTGCATGGATATGGGTGTTTGTACCCGTGAAAAATTAAAGATTCCGAGAGGTACACGTTATGAAATGTGTCGCTCGGTACACGCGGAAGCAAACTGTATCATCAGCGCATCCCGCAGGGACATGATTGGAGCAGACCTGTATCTGGTGGGAATCGAAAAATCAACCGGTGAATATGTAGCCAACACGTCCTCTTGCGCCATGTGCAAACGGCAGGTGATAAATGCCGGCATTGAACGGGTGATTATTCGCGACGACAAAACCAATTACAGAATCATTCCGGTTTCGGAATGGATTGAATTTGATGACAGTTTAGACTTTATTGAAGGCTATTGATGATGAAAACAGAACTTGTAACAAACATAACAGAATCTATAATAGAGCAAGCCGCCGAAACTTTAAAAAACGGCGGTTTGGTTGCGTTTCCGACGGAAACGGTTTACGGGCTTGGTGCAGACGGATTAAACGGTGAAGCGGTAAAAAAAATCTATGAAGCAAAGGGCAGACCTTCTGACAATCCGTTGATTTTGCATATTGCAGATACGTCCATGTTAGAGGGGATTGTGCAGTCTGTAAACGATACCGCAAAAGTGTTGATGGACGCATTTTGGCCGGGACCGTTAACATTGGTTTTCCCGAAAACCGATCAGGTGCCCAAAGAAACCTCGGGCGGTTTAAACACAGTTGCGGTGCGTTTTCCGGCACATCCGCTGGCACAAAAGCTGATTTTAAAAAGCGGTACACCCGTTGCGGCACCCTCTGCCAACTCCTCCGGCAAGCCGTCTCCTACAAGGGCAGAGCATGTTTACGAGGATTTGAACGGCAAAATTCCGTGGATTTTAGACGGCGGTGCCTGCGAAATCGGGGTAGAGTCGACGGTTGTGGATGTTACGGGAGAAAAACCGGTGATTTTGCGTCCCGGTAAAATTACAATCGAACAAATTTCGGCACTTTTCGAGGGTACAACCTACGACAGACATCTCATTGCAGAGGCAGGCGAGGTGGTTGCTCCAAAAAGTCCCGGCATGAAATACAAGCATTATGCGCCCAAGGGCAAAATTGAAATTTTGTCCGGCAGTTTAGAGGCGATGCAGACATATATTGACAAAAACAGCGGAGAACACACCGCTGTATTAACCTTTGACCAGTTTGAAATCAAGCATCAAAACATTTATTCCCTGGGAAATATTTTAAATCCGGAAGAGGGGTGTGCCCGTCTGTTTGACGATTTCAGAACCTTTGATGCGTTGGGCATCGAACAGATTTTTGCGGTGATGCCTGAGAAAAACGGTGTGGGCTTTGCCCTTTATAACCGTTTGCTGAAAGCCGCCGGCGGAAAGGTAATCTTACTATGAGAATTGTGAAGCTGGAAGAGAGACATTTAGACGCGCTTTCGGAAATTGACGCGGTTTCTCATGCCCCCTGGAGTAAAGAAAGCTTTAAATCCGAGTTGGATAACGCGGTGGCATTTTACCATGTGGCAGAATCGGACGAGGGTGTTGTTTTAGGATATATCGGCTACTGGTGGTCGTTTTTTGAGGTGCAGATTACGTTTTTGGCGGTACATCCTGATTACCGAAGACAAGGTATTGCGGAAAAACTGATTGCACATATTTATGAGGAACTGGCAGAAATGGATGTGGAAACCATTCAGCTGGAGGTACGGGCAGGGAACGAGCCTGCCATCCGCCTTTATAAAAAGTGTGGATTTGTGGAGGTTGGACGGCGTCCCCGTTATTACGGCGGAAAAGAGGATGCCATACTTATGGATTTGACCATTGAAAGGAACGCAGAAGCATGATTAGAATTTTAGCCATTGAAAGCTCTTGTGACGAAACAGCCGCGGCTGTGGTGCAGGACGGTGAAAAAGTACTTTCCAATATCATATTTTCCCAGGCAGACCTGCACAGTAAATACGGCGGGGTTGTACCGGAGGTGGCTTCGCGCCTGCATATTGAATGTATTGACACGGTTGTAAAGGAAGCCCTCAAGGAGGCAGACATGACTTTAGAGGAAGTGGATGCGGTGGCAGTCACCTTTGCACCGGGACTGATCGGCTCTGTGCTGGTGGGTTTGTCTTATGCAAAGTCCCTTGCCTTTGGGGCAGGTAAACCGCTCATTGGTGTACATCATATCGAAGGGCATATCTGTGCAAACTATCTGCACGGCTTAAAACCGCCTTTTGTATGTTTGGTGGCTTCCGGCGGACACAGCCATATCATTGAGGTTCAGGACTACAGAAAGTATAATATTTTAGGTAAAACCCGTGACGATGCGGCAGGAGAAGCCTTTGACAAGGTGGCGCGCGTGTTAGGGCTCGGGTATCCGGGCGGCCCGAATATTGATAAGGCGGCAAAACAGGGCGAAAACAATATTCCGTTTACCAAGCCCAAGTTTCAGGACGGCACACTGGATTTTTCGTTCAGCGGCATTAAAACGGCTGTGATTAATTATGTGCATAACATCGAGCAAAAAGGCGGCACCTATAGCAAGGCCGATCTTGCGGCAAGCTTCCAGACTACGGTGGTGGAAATGCTGACCGATAACACCTTTGAGGCGGCAAAACGCGCAGGGGTTAAAAAAGTAGCACTTGCAGGCGGTGTTGCAGCAAACACGGCACTTCGGGAAGCATTCTGCCGAAGAGCAGAGCAGGCAGGGATGGAATTTGTTTGTCCGGATTTCGTGTATTGTACCGATAATGCGGCAATGATTGGTGCCGCGGCATATCACTATTTTGTGCGGAATGAATTTTCGGGCATGGACTTAAATGCCAAGGCATATCTGCCCATCAACTTTAAGGACGGAGAGTAAGAGAAATGGCAAAAGAAGCAAAAACAAACGCCATGCGTATGTTAGAGCGGGCAAAGGTGAACTACAAGGCTTTGACCTATCCGACCGACGATGGCGGTATTGACGGCATTTCCATTGCCACGAAAATGGGAGAGCCTTTTGAATTGGTTTACAAAACATTGGTGACCAAAGGACACAGCGGAAATCATTTTGTGTTTGTGGTGCCGGTGGCAAAGGAGCTGGATTTAAAAAAAGCCGCCAAGGCGGTGGGCGAAAAGAATGTGGAAATGATTCCTGTTGCGGATTTGTTAAAAACCACAGGCTATATCCGTGGCGGTTGTTCCCCAGTGGGCATGAAAAAGCAGTTTGTGACGGTGATTGATGCGTCGGCAGAGACACTTTCCGAAATGTATGTTTCGGGCGGAAGAATCGGGTTGCAGATTTGCGCAAATCCCAAGGAACTGGCGAACGCTGTCGGTGCAAAATTTGAATTTATCACACATGAATAAAAATAAAAGCTGACTTGTTTTCAAGTCAGCTTTTTGTAATCAGAATATGGCAAGCAACAGATGAATGACGGTTATAAAGACAATTAGAATCAAAAGCGTACCAATAATTATAATAGATGGAAAGAGAATCCCGAAATGCGGTTTTTT
Above is a genomic segment from Clostridia bacterium containing:
- a CDS encoding threonylcarbamoyl-AMP synthase; translated protein: MKTELVTNITESIIEQAAETLKNGGLVAFPTETVYGLGADGLNGEAVKKIYEAKGRPSDNPLILHIADTSMLEGIVQSVNDTAKVLMDAFWPGPLTLVFPKTDQVPKETSGGLNTVAVRFPAHPLAQKLILKSGTPVAAPSANSSGKPSPTRAEHVYEDLNGKIPWILDGGACEIGVESTVVDVTGEKPVILRPGKITIEQISALFEGTTYDRHLIAEAGEVVAPKSPGMKYKHYAPKGKIEILSGSLEAMQTYIDKNSGEHTAVLTFDQFEIKHQNIYSLGNILNPEEGCARLFDDFRTFDALGIEQIFAVMPEKNGVGFALYNRLLKAAGGKVILL
- a CDS encoding cytidine deaminase: MGRTDKINYYLDIAETVLERGTCLRRNFGAIIVKNDEIISTGYTGAPRGRKNCMDMGVCTREKLKIPRGTRYEMCRSVHAEANCIISASRRDMIGADLYLVGIEKSTGEYVANTSSCAMCKRQVINAGIERVIIRDDKTNYRIIPVSEWIEFDDSLDFIEGY
- the tsaD gene encoding tRNA (adenosine(37)-N6)-threonylcarbamoyltransferase complex transferase subunit TsaD produces the protein MIRILAIESSCDETAAAVVQDGEKVLSNIIFSQADLHSKYGGVVPEVASRLHIECIDTVVKEALKEADMTLEEVDAVAVTFAPGLIGSVLVGLSYAKSLAFGAGKPLIGVHHIEGHICANYLHGLKPPFVCLVASGGHSHIIEVQDYRKYNILGKTRDDAAGEAFDKVARVLGLGYPGGPNIDKAAKQGENNIPFTKPKFQDGTLDFSFSGIKTAVINYVHNIEQKGGTYSKADLAASFQTTVVEMLTDNTFEAAKRAGVKKVALAGGVAANTALREAFCRRAEQAGMEFVCPDFVYCTDNAAMIGAAAYHYFVRNEFSGMDLNAKAYLPINFKDGE
- the ybaK gene encoding Cys-tRNA(Pro) deacylase, which translates into the protein MAKEAKTNAMRMLERAKVNYKALTYPTDDGGIDGISIATKMGEPFELVYKTLVTKGHSGNHFVFVVPVAKELDLKKAAKAVGEKNVEMIPVADLLKTTGYIRGGCSPVGMKKQFVTVIDASAETLSEMYVSGGRIGLQICANPKELANAVGAKFEFITHE
- the tsaB gene encoding tRNA (adenosine(37)-N6)-threonylcarbamoyltransferase complex dimerization subunit type 1 TsaB, with the translated sequence MKVLAMDTATKAATVAVTEDGKLLGEVTLNLNKPHSQKVMPLIEGLLSELELKASDIDLFACANGPGSFTGLRIGVAAVQGLATSVNKQCAGVSTLEAMAYNYTKITDMCVCPVLDAKREQLYYALYKGDKVIIAPSLETVDNVLGQLACLGKPVLFVGDAVSVYAEKIQKALPDAKLAPEVFNVNYAYHVATLAQSKVDAGVEAKANPEYLMKSYVDKE
- the rimI gene encoding ribosomal protein S18-alanine N-acetyltransferase, coding for MRIVKLEERHLDALSEIDAVSHAPWSKESFKSELDNAVAFYHVAESDEGVVLGYIGYWWSFFEVQITFLAVHPDYRRQGIAEKLIAHIYEELAEMDVETIQLEVRAGNEPAIRLYKKCGFVEVGRRPRYYGGKEDAILMDLTIERNAEA
- the rpiB gene encoding ribose 5-phosphate isomerase B — translated: MAIAIGSDHGGFELKNEIKKHLEDLGLAVQDFGTYTKDSVDYPDIAEAVCVPVAAGAFEFGVLVCGTGIGISIAANKVNGIRAAHCTDAYSAAKAKEHNNANVICLGGRITGVDLALTIVDAYLNAEFEGGRHQNRVDKIMALEK
- the tsaE gene encoding tRNA (adenosine(37)-N6)-threonylcarbamoyltransferase complex ATPase subunit type 1 TsaE, which codes for MMEFYSKSDMETRSIAEGFAKNLKAGDVVCLTGDLGAGKTTFTKGIATALQVPYEPTSPTFNIVNVYEGNTDLYHFDLYRLQETEDLYSIDFDSYLFGDGILVIEWPEIAYPLLDKYYSVHLTYDGENRKIEITEV
- a CDS encoding formate--tetrahydrofolate ligase, whose protein sequence is MKTDIEIAQSAKMLPIGEIAKKLGVSEDDLEYYGRYKAKITNDVLKKLENKKDGKLVLVTAINPTPAGEGKTTITVGLGQAMEKIGKKAVIALREPSLGPVMGVKGGAAGGGYSQVVPMEDINLHFTGDFHAITAANNLLSAAIDNHIHQGNALNIDVRRIVFKRVLDCNDRALRSVVVGLGGKVNGIPREDGFMITVASEIMAILCLATDLMDLKARLGRIVIGYTYDDKPVTCEQIGVAGAMTMLLKDAVKPNLVQTLENTPCIIHGGPFANIAHGCNSILATKTALKLADYCITEAGFGADLGAEKFLNIKCRYGNLKPDAVVLVATIRALKYNGGVKKEDLKEPNVEALKKGVCNLEKHIENIQKYGLPLIVAINAFDTDSAEENQVIYDTCAKHGVKCVLASVFANGGEGGKELATALCDLLDNEPSNFRFLYDEKESIPTKIETIAKEIYGASGVQFTAEAKKMLKTLEDMGMDKLPVCMAKTQYSLSDDQTKLGRPENFDITVRELRLSAGAGFIVALTGSIMVMPGLPKVPAANKIDIDADGNITGLF